The Hemicordylus capensis ecotype Gifberg chromosome 6, rHemCap1.1.pri, whole genome shotgun sequence genome window below encodes:
- the KLHL7 gene encoding kelch-like protein 7 isoform X2 gives MAASASEKSNKKKTEKKLAAREEAKLLASFMGVMNTMRKQKTLCDVILMVQERKIPAHRVVLASASHFFNLMFTTNMIESKSFEVELKDAEPDIIELLVEFAYTARISVNSNNVQSLLDAANQYQIEPVKKMCVDFLKEQVDASNCLGISVLAECLDCPELKATADDFIHQHFTEVYKTDEFLQLDVKRVTHLLNQDTLTVRAEDQVYDAAVRWLKYDEPNRQPYMVDILAKVRFPLISKNFLSKTVQAEPLIQDNPECLKMVISGMRYHLLSPEDREELVDGTRPRRKKHDYRIALFGGSQPQSCRYFNPKDYTWTDIRCPFEKRRDAACVFWDNVVYILGGSQLFPIKRMDCYNVVKDSWYSKLGPPTPRDSLAACAAEGKIYTSGGSEVGNSALYLFECYDTRTESWHTKPCMLTQRCSHGMVEANGLIYVCGGSLGNNVSGRVLNSCEVYDPATETWTELCPMLEARKNHGLVFVKDKIFAVGGQNGLGGLDNVEYYDIKMNEWKMVSPMPWKGVTVKCAAVGSIVYVLAGFQGVGRLGHILEYNTETDKWIANSKVRAFPVTSCLICVVDTCGANEETLET, from the exons ATGGCGGCCTCGGCGTCGGAAAAAAGCAACAAGAAGAAAACGGAGAAGAAACTCGCCGCTCGAGAAGAAGCCAAGTTACTGGCCAGCTTTATGGGAGTCATGAATACCATGAGGAAGCAA AAAACACTTTGTGATGTCATTCTCATGGTCCAGGAAAGGAAGATCCCAGCTCATCGTGTTGTACTTGCTTCAGCCAGTCACTTCTTTAATTTGATGTTTACCA CAAATATGATTGAATCAAAGTCATTTGAAGTGGAGTTAAAAGATGCAGAACCAGATATTATTGAGCTGCTTGTGGAGTTTGCTTATACAGCAAG AATTTCTGTGAACAGCAACAACGTTCAGTCATTGCTAGATGCAGCGAATCAATATCAAATTGAACCTGTGAAAAAGATGTGCGTGGACTTCTTAAAAGAGCAAGTTGATGCTTCAAATTGTCTTG GTATAAGTGTGTTAGCAGAATGTCTTGACTGCCCAGAACTAAAGGCTACTGCAGATGACTTTATTCATCAGCATTTCACAGAGGTTTACAAGACAGATGAGTTTCTGCAGCTAGATGTTAAACGTGTGACACATCTCCTGAACCAAGACACTCTGACTGTAAGAGCAGAAGATCAG GTTTATGATGCTGCAGTCAGGTGGCTGAAGTATGATGAGCCAAACCGTCAGCCATATATGGTTGACATTCTTGCTAAAGTCAGGTTTCCTTTAATTTCAAAGAATTTTCTCAGTAAAACAGTGCAAGCTGAGCCACTAATCCAGGACAACCCTGAGTGTCTCAAAATGGTTATCA gtgGAATGAGATACCATCTGCTTTCTCCAGAGGATAGAGAAGAACTGGTTGATGGCACTCGCCCACGAAGAAAAAAGCATGATTACCGCATTGCCTTGTTTGGAGGATCACAGCCACAGTCATGTCGATATTTCAATCCAAAG GATTACACCTGGACAGACATCCGATGTCCTTTTGAAAAGCGTAGGGATGCAGCCTGTGTCTTCTGGGACAATGTAGTTTATATTTTGGGTGGTTCTCAGCTTTTCCCTATAAAACGGATGGACTGCTACAATGTAGTAAAAGACAGCTGGTATTCCAAACTGGGGCCTCCAACACCTCGTGATAGCTTGGCAGCTTGTGCAGCAGAAGGTAAAATTTATACATCTGGTGGTTCAGAAGTAG gaaattctGCTTTGTACTTGTTTGAATGCTATGATACAAGAACAGAAAGTTGGCACACAAAGCCCTGTATGCTGACTCAGCGGTGCAGTCATGGCATGGTAGAGGCAAATGGGTTGATTTATGTATGTGGAGGAAGTTTGGGGAACAATGTTTCTGGAAGAGTCTTGAATTCTTGTGAAGTTTACGATCCAGCAACAGAAAC GTGGACAGAGCTGTGTCCAATGCTTGAAGCTCGAAAGAATCATGGGCTAGTCTTTGTGAAAGACAAAATATTTGCCGTTGGAGGGCAAAATGGGTTAG gtgGCTTAGACAATGTGGAATATTATGACATTAAAATGAATGAGTGGAAGATGGTCTCCCCCATGCCATGGAAAGGTGTAACAGTGAAATGTGCAGCAGTAGGTTCTATTGTTTATGTTTTAGCTGGTTTTCAGGGTGTAGGCCGATTAGGGCACATCCTTGAATATAATACTGAAACTGACAAGTGGATAGCCAACTCCAAAGTTCGTGCTTTTCCAGTGACCAGCTGTTTAATCTGTGTAGTTGATACTTGTGGAGCAAACGAGGAGACGTTAGAAACGTGA
- the KLHL7 gene encoding kelch-like protein 7 isoform X4: MVQERKIPAHRVVLASASHFFNLMFTTNMIESKSFEVELKDAEPDIIELLVEFAYTARISVNSNNVQSLLDAANQYQIEPVKKMCVDFLKEQVDASNCLGISVLAECLDCPELKATADDFIHQHFTEVYKTDEFLQLDVKRVTHLLNQDTLTVRAEDQVYDAAVRWLKYDEPNRQPYMVDILAKVRFPLISKNFLSKTVQAEPLIQDNPECLKMVISGMRYHLLSPEDREELVDGTRPRRKKHDYRIALFGGSQPQSCRYFNPKDYTWTDIRCPFEKRRDAACVFWDNVVYILGGSQLFPIKRMDCYNVVKDSWYSKLGPPTPRDSLAACAAEGKIYTSGGSEVGNSALYLFECYDTRTESWHTKPCMLTQRCSHGMVEANGLIYVCGGSLGNNVSGRVLNSCEVYDPATETWTELCPMLEARKNHGLVFVKDKIFAVGGQNGLGGLDNVEYYDIKMNEWKMVSPMPWKGVTVKCAAVGSIVYVLAGFQGVGRLGHILEYNTETDKWIANSKVRAFPVTSCLICVVDTCGANEETLET, encoded by the exons ATGGTCCAGGAAAGGAAGATCCCAGCTCATCGTGTTGTACTTGCTTCAGCCAGTCACTTCTTTAATTTGATGTTTACCA CAAATATGATTGAATCAAAGTCATTTGAAGTGGAGTTAAAAGATGCAGAACCAGATATTATTGAGCTGCTTGTGGAGTTTGCTTATACAGCAAG AATTTCTGTGAACAGCAACAACGTTCAGTCATTGCTAGATGCAGCGAATCAATATCAAATTGAACCTGTGAAAAAGATGTGCGTGGACTTCTTAAAAGAGCAAGTTGATGCTTCAAATTGTCTTG GTATAAGTGTGTTAGCAGAATGTCTTGACTGCCCAGAACTAAAGGCTACTGCAGATGACTTTATTCATCAGCATTTCACAGAGGTTTACAAGACAGATGAGTTTCTGCAGCTAGATGTTAAACGTGTGACACATCTCCTGAACCAAGACACTCTGACTGTAAGAGCAGAAGATCAG GTTTATGATGCTGCAGTCAGGTGGCTGAAGTATGATGAGCCAAACCGTCAGCCATATATGGTTGACATTCTTGCTAAAGTCAGGTTTCCTTTAATTTCAAAGAATTTTCTCAGTAAAACAGTGCAAGCTGAGCCACTAATCCAGGACAACCCTGAGTGTCTCAAAATGGTTATCA gtgGAATGAGATACCATCTGCTTTCTCCAGAGGATAGAGAAGAACTGGTTGATGGCACTCGCCCACGAAGAAAAAAGCATGATTACCGCATTGCCTTGTTTGGAGGATCACAGCCACAGTCATGTCGATATTTCAATCCAAAG GATTACACCTGGACAGACATCCGATGTCCTTTTGAAAAGCGTAGGGATGCAGCCTGTGTCTTCTGGGACAATGTAGTTTATATTTTGGGTGGTTCTCAGCTTTTCCCTATAAAACGGATGGACTGCTACAATGTAGTAAAAGACAGCTGGTATTCCAAACTGGGGCCTCCAACACCTCGTGATAGCTTGGCAGCTTGTGCAGCAGAAGGTAAAATTTATACATCTGGTGGTTCAGAAGTAG gaaattctGCTTTGTACTTGTTTGAATGCTATGATACAAGAACAGAAAGTTGGCACACAAAGCCCTGTATGCTGACTCAGCGGTGCAGTCATGGCATGGTAGAGGCAAATGGGTTGATTTATGTATGTGGAGGAAGTTTGGGGAACAATGTTTCTGGAAGAGTCTTGAATTCTTGTGAAGTTTACGATCCAGCAACAGAAAC GTGGACAGAGCTGTGTCCAATGCTTGAAGCTCGAAAGAATCATGGGCTAGTCTTTGTGAAAGACAAAATATTTGCCGTTGGAGGGCAAAATGGGTTAG gtgGCTTAGACAATGTGGAATATTATGACATTAAAATGAATGAGTGGAAGATGGTCTCCCCCATGCCATGGAAAGGTGTAACAGTGAAATGTGCAGCAGTAGGTTCTATTGTTTATGTTTTAGCTGGTTTTCAGGGTGTAGGCCGATTAGGGCACATCCTTGAATATAATACTGAAACTGACAAGTGGATAGCCAACTCCAAAGTTCGTGCTTTTCCAGTGACCAGCTGTTTAATCTGTGTAGTTGATACTTGTGGAGCAAACGAGGAGACGTTAGAAACGTGA
- the KLHL7 gene encoding kelch-like protein 7 isoform X1, protein MAASASEKSNKKKTEKKLAAREEAKLLASFMGVMNTMRKQVRRRGFVAILQQPCKKTLCDVILMVQERKIPAHRVVLASASHFFNLMFTTNMIESKSFEVELKDAEPDIIELLVEFAYTARISVNSNNVQSLLDAANQYQIEPVKKMCVDFLKEQVDASNCLGISVLAECLDCPELKATADDFIHQHFTEVYKTDEFLQLDVKRVTHLLNQDTLTVRAEDQVYDAAVRWLKYDEPNRQPYMVDILAKVRFPLISKNFLSKTVQAEPLIQDNPECLKMVISGMRYHLLSPEDREELVDGTRPRRKKHDYRIALFGGSQPQSCRYFNPKDYTWTDIRCPFEKRRDAACVFWDNVVYILGGSQLFPIKRMDCYNVVKDSWYSKLGPPTPRDSLAACAAEGKIYTSGGSEVGNSALYLFECYDTRTESWHTKPCMLTQRCSHGMVEANGLIYVCGGSLGNNVSGRVLNSCEVYDPATETWTELCPMLEARKNHGLVFVKDKIFAVGGQNGLGGLDNVEYYDIKMNEWKMVSPMPWKGVTVKCAAVGSIVYVLAGFQGVGRLGHILEYNTETDKWIANSKVRAFPVTSCLICVVDTCGANEETLET, encoded by the exons ATGGCGGCCTCGGCGTCGGAAAAAAGCAACAAGAAGAAAACGGAGAAGAAACTCGCCGCTCGAGAAGAAGCCAAGTTACTGGCCAGCTTTATGGGAGTCATGAATACCATGAGGAAGCAAGTAAGACGGCGAGGTTTTGTTGCCatcctacaacaaccctgtaag AAAACACTTTGTGATGTCATTCTCATGGTCCAGGAAAGGAAGATCCCAGCTCATCGTGTTGTACTTGCTTCAGCCAGTCACTTCTTTAATTTGATGTTTACCA CAAATATGATTGAATCAAAGTCATTTGAAGTGGAGTTAAAAGATGCAGAACCAGATATTATTGAGCTGCTTGTGGAGTTTGCTTATACAGCAAG AATTTCTGTGAACAGCAACAACGTTCAGTCATTGCTAGATGCAGCGAATCAATATCAAATTGAACCTGTGAAAAAGATGTGCGTGGACTTCTTAAAAGAGCAAGTTGATGCTTCAAATTGTCTTG GTATAAGTGTGTTAGCAGAATGTCTTGACTGCCCAGAACTAAAGGCTACTGCAGATGACTTTATTCATCAGCATTTCACAGAGGTTTACAAGACAGATGAGTTTCTGCAGCTAGATGTTAAACGTGTGACACATCTCCTGAACCAAGACACTCTGACTGTAAGAGCAGAAGATCAG GTTTATGATGCTGCAGTCAGGTGGCTGAAGTATGATGAGCCAAACCGTCAGCCATATATGGTTGACATTCTTGCTAAAGTCAGGTTTCCTTTAATTTCAAAGAATTTTCTCAGTAAAACAGTGCAAGCTGAGCCACTAATCCAGGACAACCCTGAGTGTCTCAAAATGGTTATCA gtgGAATGAGATACCATCTGCTTTCTCCAGAGGATAGAGAAGAACTGGTTGATGGCACTCGCCCACGAAGAAAAAAGCATGATTACCGCATTGCCTTGTTTGGAGGATCACAGCCACAGTCATGTCGATATTTCAATCCAAAG GATTACACCTGGACAGACATCCGATGTCCTTTTGAAAAGCGTAGGGATGCAGCCTGTGTCTTCTGGGACAATGTAGTTTATATTTTGGGTGGTTCTCAGCTTTTCCCTATAAAACGGATGGACTGCTACAATGTAGTAAAAGACAGCTGGTATTCCAAACTGGGGCCTCCAACACCTCGTGATAGCTTGGCAGCTTGTGCAGCAGAAGGTAAAATTTATACATCTGGTGGTTCAGAAGTAG gaaattctGCTTTGTACTTGTTTGAATGCTATGATACAAGAACAGAAAGTTGGCACACAAAGCCCTGTATGCTGACTCAGCGGTGCAGTCATGGCATGGTAGAGGCAAATGGGTTGATTTATGTATGTGGAGGAAGTTTGGGGAACAATGTTTCTGGAAGAGTCTTGAATTCTTGTGAAGTTTACGATCCAGCAACAGAAAC GTGGACAGAGCTGTGTCCAATGCTTGAAGCTCGAAAGAATCATGGGCTAGTCTTTGTGAAAGACAAAATATTTGCCGTTGGAGGGCAAAATGGGTTAG gtgGCTTAGACAATGTGGAATATTATGACATTAAAATGAATGAGTGGAAGATGGTCTCCCCCATGCCATGGAAAGGTGTAACAGTGAAATGTGCAGCAGTAGGTTCTATTGTTTATGTTTTAGCTGGTTTTCAGGGTGTAGGCCGATTAGGGCACATCCTTGAATATAATACTGAAACTGACAAGTGGATAGCCAACTCCAAAGTTCGTGCTTTTCCAGTGACCAGCTGTTTAATCTGTGTAGTTGATACTTGTGGAGCAAACGAGGAGACGTTAGAAACGTGA
- the KLHL7 gene encoding kelch-like protein 7 isoform X5 yields MAASASEKSNKKKTEKKLAAREEAKLLASFMGVMNTMRKQVRRRGFVAILQQPCKKTLCDVILMVQERKIPAHRVVLASASHFFNLMFTTNMIESKSFEVELKDAEPDIIELLVEFAYTARISVNSNNVQSLLDAANQYQIEPVKKMCVDFLKEQVDASNCLGISVLAECLDCPELKATADDFIHQHFTEVYKTDEFLQLDVKRVTHLLNQDTLTVRAEDQVYDAAVRWLKYDEPNRQPYMVDILAKVRFPLISKNFLSKTVQAEPLIQDNPECLKMVISGMRYHLLSPEDREELVDGTRPRRKKHDYRIALFGGSQPQSCRYFNPKDYTWTDIRCPFEKRRDAACVFWDNVVYILGGSQLFPIKRMDCYNVVKDSWYSKLGPPTPRDSLAACAAEGKIYTSGGSEVGNSALYLFECYDTRTESWHTKPCMLTQRCSHGMVEANGLIYVCGGSLGNNVSGRVLNSCEVYDPATETGE; encoded by the exons ATGGCGGCCTCGGCGTCGGAAAAAAGCAACAAGAAGAAAACGGAGAAGAAACTCGCCGCTCGAGAAGAAGCCAAGTTACTGGCCAGCTTTATGGGAGTCATGAATACCATGAGGAAGCAAGTAAGACGGCGAGGTTTTGTTGCCatcctacaacaaccctgtaag AAAACACTTTGTGATGTCATTCTCATGGTCCAGGAAAGGAAGATCCCAGCTCATCGTGTTGTACTTGCTTCAGCCAGTCACTTCTTTAATTTGATGTTTACCA CAAATATGATTGAATCAAAGTCATTTGAAGTGGAGTTAAAAGATGCAGAACCAGATATTATTGAGCTGCTTGTGGAGTTTGCTTATACAGCAAG AATTTCTGTGAACAGCAACAACGTTCAGTCATTGCTAGATGCAGCGAATCAATATCAAATTGAACCTGTGAAAAAGATGTGCGTGGACTTCTTAAAAGAGCAAGTTGATGCTTCAAATTGTCTTG GTATAAGTGTGTTAGCAGAATGTCTTGACTGCCCAGAACTAAAGGCTACTGCAGATGACTTTATTCATCAGCATTTCACAGAGGTTTACAAGACAGATGAGTTTCTGCAGCTAGATGTTAAACGTGTGACACATCTCCTGAACCAAGACACTCTGACTGTAAGAGCAGAAGATCAG GTTTATGATGCTGCAGTCAGGTGGCTGAAGTATGATGAGCCAAACCGTCAGCCATATATGGTTGACATTCTTGCTAAAGTCAGGTTTCCTTTAATTTCAAAGAATTTTCTCAGTAAAACAGTGCAAGCTGAGCCACTAATCCAGGACAACCCTGAGTGTCTCAAAATGGTTATCA gtgGAATGAGATACCATCTGCTTTCTCCAGAGGATAGAGAAGAACTGGTTGATGGCACTCGCCCACGAAGAAAAAAGCATGATTACCGCATTGCCTTGTTTGGAGGATCACAGCCACAGTCATGTCGATATTTCAATCCAAAG GATTACACCTGGACAGACATCCGATGTCCTTTTGAAAAGCGTAGGGATGCAGCCTGTGTCTTCTGGGACAATGTAGTTTATATTTTGGGTGGTTCTCAGCTTTTCCCTATAAAACGGATGGACTGCTACAATGTAGTAAAAGACAGCTGGTATTCCAAACTGGGGCCTCCAACACCTCGTGATAGCTTGGCAGCTTGTGCAGCAGAAGGTAAAATTTATACATCTGGTGGTTCAGAAGTAG gaaattctGCTTTGTACTTGTTTGAATGCTATGATACAAGAACAGAAAGTTGGCACACAAAGCCCTGTATGCTGACTCAGCGGTGCAGTCATGGCATGGTAGAGGCAAATGGGTTGATTTATGTATGTGGAGGAAGTTTGGGGAACAATGTTTCTGGAAGAGTCTTGAATTCTTGTGAAGTTTACGATCCAGCAACAGAAAC gggggagtAG
- the KLHL7 gene encoding kelch-like protein 7 isoform X3: MEKTLCDVILMVQERKIPAHRVVLASASHFFNLMFTTNMIESKSFEVELKDAEPDIIELLVEFAYTARISVNSNNVQSLLDAANQYQIEPVKKMCVDFLKEQVDASNCLGISVLAECLDCPELKATADDFIHQHFTEVYKTDEFLQLDVKRVTHLLNQDTLTVRAEDQVYDAAVRWLKYDEPNRQPYMVDILAKVRFPLISKNFLSKTVQAEPLIQDNPECLKMVISGMRYHLLSPEDREELVDGTRPRRKKHDYRIALFGGSQPQSCRYFNPKDYTWTDIRCPFEKRRDAACVFWDNVVYILGGSQLFPIKRMDCYNVVKDSWYSKLGPPTPRDSLAACAAEGKIYTSGGSEVGNSALYLFECYDTRTESWHTKPCMLTQRCSHGMVEANGLIYVCGGSLGNNVSGRVLNSCEVYDPATETWTELCPMLEARKNHGLVFVKDKIFAVGGQNGLGGLDNVEYYDIKMNEWKMVSPMPWKGVTVKCAAVGSIVYVLAGFQGVGRLGHILEYNTETDKWIANSKVRAFPVTSCLICVVDTCGANEETLET; this comes from the exons atggag AAAACACTTTGTGATGTCATTCTCATGGTCCAGGAAAGGAAGATCCCAGCTCATCGTGTTGTACTTGCTTCAGCCAGTCACTTCTTTAATTTGATGTTTACCA CAAATATGATTGAATCAAAGTCATTTGAAGTGGAGTTAAAAGATGCAGAACCAGATATTATTGAGCTGCTTGTGGAGTTTGCTTATACAGCAAG AATTTCTGTGAACAGCAACAACGTTCAGTCATTGCTAGATGCAGCGAATCAATATCAAATTGAACCTGTGAAAAAGATGTGCGTGGACTTCTTAAAAGAGCAAGTTGATGCTTCAAATTGTCTTG GTATAAGTGTGTTAGCAGAATGTCTTGACTGCCCAGAACTAAAGGCTACTGCAGATGACTTTATTCATCAGCATTTCACAGAGGTTTACAAGACAGATGAGTTTCTGCAGCTAGATGTTAAACGTGTGACACATCTCCTGAACCAAGACACTCTGACTGTAAGAGCAGAAGATCAG GTTTATGATGCTGCAGTCAGGTGGCTGAAGTATGATGAGCCAAACCGTCAGCCATATATGGTTGACATTCTTGCTAAAGTCAGGTTTCCTTTAATTTCAAAGAATTTTCTCAGTAAAACAGTGCAAGCTGAGCCACTAATCCAGGACAACCCTGAGTGTCTCAAAATGGTTATCA gtgGAATGAGATACCATCTGCTTTCTCCAGAGGATAGAGAAGAACTGGTTGATGGCACTCGCCCACGAAGAAAAAAGCATGATTACCGCATTGCCTTGTTTGGAGGATCACAGCCACAGTCATGTCGATATTTCAATCCAAAG GATTACACCTGGACAGACATCCGATGTCCTTTTGAAAAGCGTAGGGATGCAGCCTGTGTCTTCTGGGACAATGTAGTTTATATTTTGGGTGGTTCTCAGCTTTTCCCTATAAAACGGATGGACTGCTACAATGTAGTAAAAGACAGCTGGTATTCCAAACTGGGGCCTCCAACACCTCGTGATAGCTTGGCAGCTTGTGCAGCAGAAGGTAAAATTTATACATCTGGTGGTTCAGAAGTAG gaaattctGCTTTGTACTTGTTTGAATGCTATGATACAAGAACAGAAAGTTGGCACACAAAGCCCTGTATGCTGACTCAGCGGTGCAGTCATGGCATGGTAGAGGCAAATGGGTTGATTTATGTATGTGGAGGAAGTTTGGGGAACAATGTTTCTGGAAGAGTCTTGAATTCTTGTGAAGTTTACGATCCAGCAACAGAAAC GTGGACAGAGCTGTGTCCAATGCTTGAAGCTCGAAAGAATCATGGGCTAGTCTTTGTGAAAGACAAAATATTTGCCGTTGGAGGGCAAAATGGGTTAG gtgGCTTAGACAATGTGGAATATTATGACATTAAAATGAATGAGTGGAAGATGGTCTCCCCCATGCCATGGAAAGGTGTAACAGTGAAATGTGCAGCAGTAGGTTCTATTGTTTATGTTTTAGCTGGTTTTCAGGGTGTAGGCCGATTAGGGCACATCCTTGAATATAATACTGAAACTGACAAGTGGATAGCCAACTCCAAAGTTCGTGCTTTTCCAGTGACCAGCTGTTTAATCTGTGTAGTTGATACTTGTGGAGCAAACGAGGAGACGTTAGAAACGTGA